From the Prochlorococcus sp. MIT 1223 genome, the window GATGAAGCATTTGTTCTAAAGTTACTGGGAGAGTAGTTGCATGGCCTAATGCCACCATTGCCAAAGAATCTCCAACTAGAACGATATCTGCCCCAGCTTCTTCAACTATTCCAGAAGAGATGCTATCCCATGCTGTTAGGACTATTATCTTTTGGCCAATTTGCTTAAAACGAATCAATTCGTTTGGGATCATTGTTATTTAACTATTTAGAAGACTGATATTGCTAAGATTTTAATGACTCGGACCCATGCGGCTTAAACGCCCAAATCTGGTCAGGACCGGAAGGTAGCAGCCACAAGGGATGCTTAAAGCAGGCGTGGATCCCGGGTCACCTCAATTTTAGATTCATTGAATCAGCTCCCTGGATATTTGCGATTTTGCCTCAAACGTAAAAACTCAGGAATATTGGCCCCAGTTTCTTTAACTTCATTTTGATTGTATGAAGGCTGGCCAGAAATTCTGTTGCGACTTCTCTGGTTGTTATATGGAGATTCTTTGTTCTCAAAACCTGTTGCAATAACAGTAACTTGAATTTCCCCTTCAAGCTCTTTATCAACAACTGCTCCAACAATAATATTCGCTTCCGGATCTACTGCTTCGTATATAACTTCTGAGGCGGAAGTCATATCCTCAAGTGTCATATCTTTGCCCCCAGTGATATTTATTACACAACCCTTAGCACCATCAATTCTTGCAGATTCTAATAATGGACTATTGATCGCAGCTTCAGCAGCTTCTAAAGCTCTTGAGCGTCCAGACCCAAGCCCAATGCCAAGGAGTGCAGTTCCAGCTTCTGTCATTACAGAGCGTACATCTGCAAAGTCAACATTAACCAAACCAGGGCAAGTAATTATGTCGCTTATCCCTTTGACTCCCATTCTTAAAACATCATCTGCGCTTCTAAATGCTTCTTGTAAGGGGGCTCCAGCAATGACATCTTTTAATCGGTCATTTGGAATGACGATTAGGGTATCTACATTTTCAGACAGCCTTGCTATCCCTTCCTCTGCTTGTCGCATTCTTCGGCGACCTTCAAATCCAAATGGTTTAGTGACTATCCCTACAGTTAAAGCTCCTATTTCTTTCGCAACTTCTGCTACTACAGGGGCAGCTCCTGTGCCAGTTCCACCCCCCATGCCAGCAGCAATGAAAACCAAATCAGATCCCTGAAGAGCTTGTTGAAGCTCATTCCTTGATTCTTCTGCGGCTTTTTGCCCAATACTTGGATTACCCCCTGCTCCTAAACCTCTTGTAAGTGTTTGGCCAAGTTGAACTCTATTGCCAGCTGATGATTCTATTAGTGCTTGAGCATCAGTATTGAGCACTCGATAGGTGACGCCCTCAAGATCACTTGAAATCATTCGGTTTACGGCATTACTGCCTCCACCTCCAACGCCAATAACCTCAATTCTTGCAGATTGACTGGGTTGGATTTGTTCATCCAAAGTTAAACCCGAAGTGTTACCGATGCCCATCACCATATTTTGAATTAATTAAGAGATTTTGGTGCATTATGTACTCACCAGAGAGTTTTGATGAATTTTTCAAAAAAACTCTCTGTTTGGTGAGACAAATAAAAAGAACATAACCCGAGTTTTAAACGGATACTTTCTTTTAAAACATTGTCAGTATATTGCTTTTAAGAACTTGATGCCGCTAATTAACGATTACCTGTTTGCAATTCAGGTTTTGAGAGATCTCTTAAGTCGAGTTTGCTTCCTCTTTGATTGATTAATCGTTGAGGTAATGATCTGCTCAAATGAGATAGAACTTTTATCTGCGCACTTAGTAGTTCAGCATTAGAGCCAAGAGTCACAGAATCGAACCCCTCAGTCCTAATCTCTAATTCTCCTGTTGAACCTATTTTTATTTCCTTTAAAGGACTTCCTAAACTCTTTTGGTGCTTGAGAAGAAAAGCAATTGATTGTTGATGGCTCTTCCTCCATCCGGAAACAAAAATATTTACTTCGGATTGATCTTTTTTATACCAATTTAGAGGAATCCATTCGGCATCCTCGTCAATCATTCCATTCTGAGTGCCGTTTGGACTATTTCTCTGAGCATAAGCAATTGGCTCCCTCTCAAGTATCTCAATAAACAATTCCTTTGAAAAAATTTGGCGATGTATTGAAACTGCTTCAAGCGAAAGCATATTTTTAAGATTCACTTCTATTCGTTTAGGAATTATTTTCAAAAGAGGCCTAGGCAAAGAAATTCCAGATGCTTTGATAATCTCTTCATCCTCAAAATATTTATTTCCATAAATATGTACTTGATTAATTGAGATTAGGGATAACCCATTATTTAAAAAGAAGAAAATAAGTACTATCGAAAAAAAAGTGTAAATAAACGATTGCCAAAGTTGTTTAAAGAAGTTTGGATTACTTGAATATCCCCGTGCTCTAGTTTTCTTGAAGTTTAAATTAGATTTTCTCCGTCTTTTAGTATTACTCATATTTGACTAGCGTTTTTACAGGTCGCAACGAGCTTTCTCCATTAATTGATTCATCCATTCTCTTGCTCTGTCTGCGTCTGTAAAAGGGACATCTATTTCTTTACCGCATCCAATTAATCTTAGACGGCAACTTCCTTGTGACTCATTAGTAAGCGGTGCTTCCCCGGAAGCTAGAGCTAATAATTCAAGTAATTCTAATTGTTTAATTTCAAAAGAAGCTTCTTCTTTGAAATTACCTGCTTCAAAACTGCTCCAACAAAGTACACCTTCTTTTAATCTTGCGGCACCGGAACCGTCCAATTTGGCAAGTTCAGACCCTTTAGCCCATTCCCTATATAAATTTTGCCTTCTTCTTTCAATCCATCCCAATCCGGTAAGAAGGATAAATGCAATTAGAAGAGGGAACCAAAGTAAGCCGTGAATCATTTTTTCTTCTGCCGAGATTATTTGAGCGTTAAAGAAATGCTTTAGTTTATTCTGTAGCTGTTTTTAAGAGTTCAGCAACTAATTCTTCAAGATTTAAGCCTGAAGCTTCCCAAAGCATTGGATACATACTTTTATTTGTGAATCCAGGCATTGTGTTTATCTCATTTATTAAAAGCTCATTTTTTGCTGGAACATAAAAGAAATCAACTCTTGCAATACTATTAATTGATAATGCTTTACAAGCTTTCAAGCTTAAATTACTAATTTCTCGGGAAATAGTCTCAGGAATAGGAGCAGGTATTAAAACTTTAATTTCTTCAGAAGAGTATTTTGTTTCATAGTCATACCACTCTGAATTGTGCATAACTTCTCCTATTACTGAGGTCTTGATATGGGTTTTGCCTAGAATCCCGCATTCAAGTTCTCTTCCGATAATGTTTTTTTCAATGATTATGCGATTGTCGTATTTGCAAGCTAGTTCTAAGCCAGATTTCATTTCGCTTTTGAAATGAGCTTTACTTATCCCAACTGATGATCCAAGATTTGCAGGTTTTATGAAGCAAGGATATCCAATTTTTTCTTCTAATTGCTCTATAAGGTTTTTTAGTAATTCAGGATCGGTTATTTGATTACTTTCAGCGGCTTGATATGTAACTTGTGGAAGCCCTAATGCCGCAAATGAATTTTTCATTGCGATTTTATCCATTCCAAGAGCTGAACCCAAGACACCAGAACCAATAAAAGGTTTGCCAATTAATTGCAAAAGACCTTGTATTGAGCCATCCTCTCCGTTTGGCCCATGTAGGAGGGGAAACCAAATGTCTATACCCGATACGTCTTGCGGAAACTCGTAAAATCCTTTCTTATTGTGTTGCTTTGGGAGTTCGCTTTCTAGGAGTCTATGCCCTTTCCTTAAGGCTTTACGTGCTACTTCATTAGGCCACCAACGTCCTCTTGGATCAATATAGATACAGGTTAAATGAAAATTTTTTAAGCTTTTACCTTTTTTAAAACAGTTTGAGACTGTGTTTGCTGATTTAATTGAAACATCATGCTCTCCAGATGCTCCTCCGAAAATAATACCTACGCAAGTTTCTTTATTAGTATTCATTTAACTTCTTATAGCATTTATGACTATTTTCATTGATTTAAAGCAACTCCAGTTAGCGAAAAAGAGCGTATCTCTTTTATCATTACCCTAATAAGATCACCAGGTTGGTATTTAATTCCATTTACAGGATCTTTGGGACAAAAAGTAAGGCGATTTGTCCTGGTTCTTCCTATTATTTGCTCAGTATTCTTTGGATTTATACCTTCTATCAGAATCTCTTCAATTTGATTCTTATAGCGCTCATTTCTCTTTTTTGCTATTTTCTCTACAAGAATATTTAATTCTTTAAGCCTAGAAACTTTTATTTCTTCACTAAGTTGATCTGGCCAGTTTGCTGCTGGAGTATTAGGTCTAGGTGAATAAGCGGCTGTATTAACTTGATCGAAACTAATTTCTTCAACCAATGAAAGAGTGTTCTTAAATTGTTCATCTGTCTCTCCAGGAAATGCAACAATTACATCTGCACTAATTGATGCATTAGGCATTAATTTTCTAATTTTATTGATAATCATTCGATACTTTTCAATTGTGTAGCCTCTAGCCATTCTCTTTAAGACTTGATCGTCTCCACTTTGAAAAGGTATATGAAAGTGTTCACATACTTTGGAGAGTTCTGCACATGTATTTATTAATTCATCAGTGAAGTATCTAGGATGGCTAGTTGCAAACCGAATGCGCTCTATACCTTCCACGTCATGAATGTAGTAAAGAAGATCTTTTAGTGAAAATTTATTTTTTTGCGTGGAGGAAGATGTCTTTAGATCGCGGCCATAGGCATCAATATTTTGTCCAAGTAAAGTAATTTCTTTAAACCCTTGTTTTGCAAGGCTTTGGACTTCCAGTTTTATTGCTTCTGGCTCTCTTGATTGTTCTGTGCCTCTGACGGATGGGACGACGCAATAAGTACAGCGTTCATTACAGCCATAAATTACGTTTACCCAAGCACATATTTTGCTATCTCTTCGAGCAGTTGTTAAATCCTCAATTATGTGTAGTTCTTCTGTTGCGACTACTTGTTGCCCAGTATCAACTTGATTTAAGAGAGTCTCAAGACGATTTGCGTGTTGAGGCCCCATAACAAGATCAAGCTCTGGGACTCTCCTTAGCAAGGCTTCACCCTCTTGCTGAGCTACACAACCAGCAACTATTAATTTGAGATGTGGCAATAATTGTTTTCTTCTAGCTTGCTTCCCTAAATAGCTATATACCTTTTGTTCAGCATTATCTCTAATAGTACATGTGTTATATAGGACTAAATCTGCTTGAAGCTCAGCCTCTGCCTCTTGATATCCCATCTTTTCAAGGATGCCTGCCATCCTTTCTGAATCAGCCTTATTCATTTGACATCCAAAAGTAGTAATCCAATAGCTACCTCGGATCTCTCCAGAATGATCAGGAGTTAATTGTTCTAAAGGTGTTTGGGCTGAAAGCACTTTTGAATTTGAATTAATTTATTCAAATTGATTGATTTTTCAATCTCAATTTAGATCAAATTTTGCTTTTGAACTCCATTTCCCCATAAAAAGATTATGGGAATCAAGGGCGAGCGAGGGGATTCGAACCCCCGAATAGCGGCGCCACAAGCCGCTGCCTTAACCACTTGGCGACGCCCGCCTTGTATTACTGAATTTACCAATTCATAGGGAATTTTCTATAAAAGATTTTTATGAGTAAATTTTCTAAGGAACTTAGAAGGTCATTTTTTTTGCTTAGGGCTTGTTATCACTTAAGTTCACTTTAAAAATATTGATTTAAGAATTTTAAAACTTTTCCCATTTTTTAGAGAAAATTAATGCAATTAACTAGTTCTGGTAAAAGAGGAAGAATTAACGCTTTGGTTCCACGTGGTCTAGTTGAGAATTTTGTAGATATTCTTTCTACACCTGTAACTCAAGAAGGTTTATGCCCTTTGAGCATTTCCTGGGAAAGGGGCAAAGTAATTAAAATTGAGGGTGCTCAGAATTTAGGGAAAACTGTCTCCAAGCTTTTACTCCCTCGTTTAGTAGAACCTCATGCCCATATCGATAAGGTTTTTACCTGGAAAAATTTCAACAACTTGATGGGTACTTATGAAGGGGCTCTTACAGCAAATTTAGATGAACTCCAGAGCAGAACTCCTCATTTGGTTCATCTTAGAGCCGAGAAAGCATTGCATTTGGCACTTAGAAATGGTCTTAGGTCAGTTCGTACTCATATAGATAGTTTTGGATTAAAAGGGCGTGAAACTTGGGAAGTGTTATCGCGATTAAAAAAAGAGTGGAAAGGCTTGATTGAATTGCAATGTGTCGCTTTAGTTCCTTTAAATTATTGGGGAACAGTCGAAGGACAGCTTTTTGCGACTCGTGTGGCAACTGAAAATGGATTATTAGGAGGAGTTCTAGTCCCTCCCTTTGATAAAAAAAAATCTTTTATGGCATTATGCGACCTTATTTGCCTTGCAAATGAAATTGGTTGTGGTTTAGACCTACATATTGATGAGGCAGGAAGTTGCCCTGGAGTAGGAATTAAGCAACTTCTTCGAGTATTAGATCAGGTTAAGACAGAAGTTCCCATTACGTGTAGTCATGCCAGCAGTATGGGATTACTTCGGCCAAAGCCATTGAAATATTTTTCAGAACGATTGGCTCATCATCAAGTTAGTGTAGTTGCTTTGCCTCTAACAAATGGATGGTTATTGGGGCGTAGAGAAAAAGAGACACCAATCAATAGACCTTTGGCTCCTATTAAGCAATTACAGAATGCAGGAGTTATTGTTGCCATTGGTTGTGACAATGTTCAGGACCCATGGTTCCCCCTAGGAAACCTTGACCCTATTTCTTTGATGTCAGTTGCTATGCCATTAACTCAGTTGGCGCCATGGCAAAGATTAGGATTATCTCCATTTACAACATCAGCATCATCTTTGATAGGTCTCAAGTGGGATGGAATGATTTACCCTGGATGTCCTGCAGACTTTGTTCTACTGGATGCAAATAGTTGGTCTGAAACTTTGTCTACAATTCCAATGAGAGAACATATTATTAATGGCGATTTTTACGATAAAAACATGCTTCCGATAAATCAAAAATCTATTAATTTGGAGACATGACTACTTCTCTTAAATCCCAACTTCTAAAAAAAGAGCTTTCAGGAGTTGAGGGCCTAAATATTTCAGACTCTCAGAGAGATATTGAAAGATTTTCCAAGGATTTCTTTGATTATTCACCTATACTTTTTGAGCAGCTTAATACTTGCCTAGCTGATCTCATTGTAAAGCCAAGTTCTTTAGAAGCAATCATTGCGGTAGCGAGGGCTTGCAAAAAGAATAATGTTCCTCTGACCTTGCGTGGTTCAGGTACGGGGAATTATGGACAATGCGTTCCTCTAAATGGTGGTGTTGTCATGTTGATGAGCGAATTTAAAAAGATAAGGCGGATTGACCCTATCTCTGGCGAAGTTACGGTTGAGTCAGGATGTCTTTTGAGAGATCTTAATAATCAACTTGCTACAAAAGGTCGACAATTAAGGATCCTTCCAAGTACCTGGAGAAGTGCTTCTATTGCTGGATTTGTCTCGGGTGGATCAGGGGGGATAGGGTCGGTTCGCTGGGGCTTTCTGAGAGATCCTGGGAATTTATTAGGTTTAGAAATTATTACTGTGGAGGACTCCCCTAGAAAATTAACTTTAGATGTAAATAAATCGGAGCCATTAAATCATGCGTATGGCACAAATGGCATTATTACAGCTTTAACGCTAGCAACATCACCATTGATTGAATGGCAAGAAGTAGCCATTGATTTTAAAGACTGGATTGATGCTGTTGATTTTATGAGAACTGTTTCTCAAGCTGCGATTGAACTTTTCCTTTGTAGCTTGTTGCAAAAAGATATTATTGAACAAATACCTGCATGGAGTGGGAAATATAATGGTTGCCATCGCCTTTTGATATTGGTTGCATCTGATGGGTTAACTACACTAGAGCGATTGGCAACTTCAGCTGGAGCTATCTTTAATTATTTAGGTCCTGAGAATGAGAAACAGGGAACAGGGCTAAGAGAGTTGACCTGGAATCATACGACTCTGCAGATGAGAGCCGTTGATACGGATTGGACTTACCTACAAATGTTGCTACCTCAACCAGAACTAAAAGCAATGAATTCATTGAGTAAAAAGTGGAGAAAAGACTTGCTATGGCATTTGGAGGCTGTGAGACAACAAGGCTCTCAAAGACTAGCGGCTTTGCCTTTAGTGAAATGGCGAGGTAAAAAGTTCATGGATCAATTAATCCATGATTGTCGGGATGCAGGAGCTATTATTTTTAACCCTCATACTATTACTGTGGAAGATGGAGGCCTTGGAGTTATTGATGTTGACCAAGTAGAAGCTAAAAAACTTTATGACCCAGAAGGAATCCTTAATCCAGGAAAACTGAAAGGTTGGCTCCATTAATTCTTTGAAAAATTGATTACCTGTCTTTCTATAAGATCTCCAATTAGATAAATAGATCCTGTGATTACAGTAATTGGAGTGTGGTGATCGTGTTCCTTACCAAAGATCATAGATAATGCATCCTCAACACTTTCTACCTCTATCATTTGTTTTAGATGATTAGGAGAGATTGCAGATATCTCTTCTCTCTTCCAACTGAGAGCACCTGGAATTGGTGTTATCCATGCTAAATCGTTTTGCTTTAGCAAAGAGGAAATTATTTTAGGAGCATCCTTATGTGTTTGAATTCCAAGGATCCAATTGACTCCCAATTCGTGGCCTTCCCACCCCTCTCTCTCTTTCGAGAGTTGATTTGCGGCATGAGGATTATGAGCACAATCAATAAAAATAGAGAAATTATTCCAAGTGACTCTTTGAAATCTTCCAGGCCAGCTTGCATTAGCAAACCCTTCTTTTACTTTTGATTCATCTATAGTCCATCCAAAATGTTTAAGAGCTTCTAGTGCTCTTTTAGCTACAGCGGCATTATGTGTCTGGATCTCTCCGGGTAATCCTAATATCCACTTCGTTGATAGTGGCGGAACAAAGTGGAGACTTGCGTTCTTTTTGGCTACTTCATCTCTTAATACTTCTTCCACTTCAGGGTGTTGCTGTGCGCTTATTACAATGCTATTTTCCCCTATAATAGAGGCTTTTTCTTTCGTGATTGCTGTCAAACTATTTCCAAGGTATTCACAATGGTCTAGCCCTATTCCAGCCATGGCAATGATAGGGCGGTAAGGATGAGCTGTTGTTGCATCTAGTCTTCCCCCAAGACCAACTTCTAAAACTATTAAATCTACTTTTTTTGAATTGAAATAGTCTAGAGATGCCGCTATTAATGACTCAAATGGTGTTAGGTGGTTCTTTTTTATAAAAGGCTGTAGCTTGATTAAAATACTTTTCAGTTCATCTTCTGAGATGACGTCTTGAGTAGTACAAATTCTTTCGCACCAACTCACTAAATGAGGAGATGTCGCGATACCTGCATTGATGCCTAAATATTGTAGGCTAGCTTTTAAGAAACTAGCTATTGATCCTTTACCATTAGTTCCTGCTATTTGAATTGCTGGGATTCTTTTACAAGGTTCTCCCATCTCCTTGAGAGCTATCTGTACCCTTTTCAGATTTAGATCCACCCTCTTCTCTTGAAGAGCTGGCATCAGTCTCTCAATGTCTTTATTTATATGATTCTTGTTTTTTTGCAATTACACAAGAACTTTAAAAGCCTCTTGGAGCCTTTTTACTAATTCATAGATTTCTTGTTTTTTAATTATTAACGGAGGTACCATGCGAACTACTTTTGAACCAGCGGGAACAAGAAGAAGCTTTTTTTCGATAGCGGCAGAAATAACTTCTTGTGACGTTAGTAATAGATCTTCTTTTATTACGAGCCCTTGCATTAAGCCTAAACCTCTTATCTCTTGGATCTGGTTAGGAAATTGTTGTTTTATTCTAGAAAGTCCTTTTTTAAGCTCGTCTCCTCTTTGTTTGACGTTATTTAGGATATTGCGTTTTTGAATTTCTTTGGCAACAGTTAAACCCGCTCTACAGGCAAATGGATTACCTCCAAAAGTGCTTGCATGATCACCAGGGGTAAAGATGTCAGCAGATTTTTTTGCAAGTAAAGCTCCTATTGCATGACCACCTCCTAAACCTTTTGCAAGAGTAAAAATATCAGGTTCTATCTCTAAACTTTGATATCCCCAGAGATATCCAGTCCTACCCATGCCAGATTGAACTTCATCAAAGATGAGGAGAATTTTTTTCTCTTTGCAAAAGCTTTTTAAATGTTTAAAAAAAGTTTTATCGCCAGGCCTTACACCACCTTCTCCTTGTATGGGTTCAATTAGAACGGCTACTACATCTGAACTACGCTCTTCTAATTCTGCAAATAACTTTATAAATGATTCCCAATTATTGTATTTAAAAAACTTAAAGCCTTCAACAACTGGCTCAAAGCCACTATGGTATTTAGGTTGTCCAGTAGCACTTACTGCAGCAAGGGTTCTTCCATGAAAACTTTCTTCAGCGGATAATATTATCGGTTCCTTTATTCCAAGTTTTGTGTGTCCATATTTTCTTGCCAATTTTATAGCGGCTTCATTTGCTTCTGCACCGCTATTACAAAAGAAAATACTATCCGCACAACTATTTTGGACTAACCATTGACCGAGCTCTTCCTGTTCAGGGATTGAATATAAGTTTGAAATATGTTGGAGTTTCTTTAATTGTTTTGTTAGTGCACTTGCTATAGCTCTATTGCTGTGTCCGAGACTGCAAGTTGCGATTCCTGCTACAGCATCAAGATATTTCTGATTATTTTGGTCCCATACCCAGCAACCTTTTCCTTTCGTGATCCTTAGTGGATAACGTGTATATGTCCCCATTAATGAAGTGGGAGCGGTCGGACTCGAACCGACAAACCCGAAGGTGCCGCATTTTGAGTGCGGTGCGTCTACCAATTCCACCACGCTCCCTTGTTTTGATTAAGTCTGAGGATATATATAAAGCTTAAGCCGCTTCTTGCTTGATGCCTAGTTTATGGTGCATTCCTAATTCATTCTTTAATTGAACATTTTTGTTGACCCTGCTTTGATTCCTTGAGATATTTGCACCAGCTTTATTTAATTTTTGTTCAAACTTTTCATAGCCTCTATCTAGATGATGTAATCCCTTAATAATACTTTGACCTTCGGATGAAAGGCTTGCAAGAGCTATTGCTGCGCAAGACCGTAGGTCTCCTCCAGTTAGATTGGTTCCTTTTAATTGATCACTTCCTTCGATTAAGGCAATAGATCCGTTTAATTGAATATTTGCACCCATTCTCTGTAGTTCCTTTACATGTTGCATTCTTTTTTCAAAGACAGTTTCTGTGATAGTGCTTTTACCTTTAGCAGTTGTCATTAAAGCCATGAAAGGTGCTTGTAAATCAGTAGGGAAGCCAGGGAAAGGAGAGGTAGTTATATCAACACCTTTTATTTCTTTAGGAATGATTTTTAGATAATTCTCTTTTTCTTCTATTATTTCGCAACCACATTCTTTTAATTTCTCTAAGACAGACGTGAGGTGCTCCTTTATTACGGGACCGACAAGAAGATTGGATCGAGTTATAGCCGCAGCTATTAAAAAGGTTCCTGCTTCTATACGATCTGGTATCGCAGTGTGACTACACCCATTTAATTTTCTTACTCCTTCAATTTTGAGTATTGGACTACCTTCACCAGTGATTAAAGCTCCCATTGAGTTAAGCATGTTTATAAGATCTTTTACTTCAGGTTCTTGAGCAGCATTTTGGATAGTTGTAGTACCTTCCGCAAGAGTTGCAGCCATTAAAATGGTTTCAGTTGCCCCAACACTTGGGTAATTTAAAGTGATATTTGCACCTTTTAATCTTTTATTTCCATCTAAAATATTTGCTGTGATCATATCCTTTTCAGTCTTAATGCAAGCCCCCAATGCTTTAAGACCTTTTATATGTTCATCTACTGGTCGAGATCCTATTTGACAGCCTCCTGGTAAAGGAATTTTTGCTTTGCCTAGCCTTGCCAGCATTGGACCTATGCAGAAAAAACTAGCTCTTAAGCAATGAACTAATTCACCGGGAAGAGTTACATCATAAAATTCTTTAGGATTAATAAATAAAGTGTGTAATTCTCTATTTATCTCTACTCCCATTTTTATAAGGATAGTTGACATGAAATCTATATCTGTAAGCGATGGAATGTTTTTAAGCTCTACCTTCTCTTCAGTTAAAAGTGAAGCAGCCATTAAAACCAAAGCTGAGTTTTTTGCTCCACTTACTTTTAAATGTCCAGAAAGCTGACAAGATCCTTTAACTGCGAGATATTGCTGTTCACTTGTTTTATTGATCGCATCCACACTAAACATTGAGTATTTCC encodes:
- the ftsZ gene encoding cell division protein FtsZ, whose amino-acid sequence is MGIGNTSGLTLDEQIQPSQSARIEVIGVGGGGSNAVNRMISSDLEGVTYRVLNTDAQALIESSAGNRVQLGQTLTRGLGAGGNPSIGQKAAEESRNELQQALQGSDLVFIAAGMGGGTGTGAAPVVAEVAKEIGALTVGIVTKPFGFEGRRRMRQAEEGIARLSENVDTLIVIPNDRLKDVIAGAPLQEAFRSADDVLRMGVKGISDIITCPGLVNVDFADVRSVMTEAGTALLGIGLGSGRSRALEAAEAAINSPLLESARIDGAKGCVINITGGKDMTLEDMTSASEVIYEAVDPEANIIVGAVVDKELEGEIQVTVIATGFENKESPYNNQRSRNRISGQPSYNQNEVKETGANIPEFLRLRQNRKYPGS
- a CDS encoding cell division protein FtsQ/DivIB; amino-acid sequence: MSNTKRRRKSNLNFKKTRARGYSSNPNFFKQLWQSFIYTFFSIVLIFFFLNNGLSLISINQVHIYGNKYFEDEEIIKASGISLPRPLLKIIPKRIEVNLKNMLSLEAVSIHRQIFSKELFIEILEREPIAYAQRNSPNGTQNGMIDEDAEWIPLNWYKKDQSEVNIFVSGWRKSHQQSIAFLLKHQKSLGSPLKEIKIGSTGELEIRTEGFDSVTLGSNAELLSAQIKVLSHLSRSLPQRLINQRGSKLDLRDLSKPELQTGNR
- a CDS encoding D-alanine--D-alanine ligase family protein; the protein is MNTNKETCVGIIFGGASGEHDVSIKSANTVSNCFKKGKSLKNFHLTCIYIDPRGRWWPNEVARKALRKGHRLLESELPKQHNKKGFYEFPQDVSGIDIWFPLLHGPNGEDGSIQGLLQLIGKPFIGSGVLGSALGMDKIAMKNSFAALGLPQVTYQAAESNQITDPELLKNLIEQLEEKIGYPCFIKPANLGSSVGISKAHFKSEMKSGLELACKYDNRIIIEKNIIGRELECGILGKTHIKTSVIGEVMHNSEWYDYETKYSSEEIKVLIPAPIPETISREISNLSLKACKALSINSIARVDFFYVPAKNELLINEINTMPGFTNKSMYPMLWEASGLNLEELVAELLKTATE
- the miaB gene encoding tRNA (N6-isopentenyl adenosine(37)-C2)-methylthiotransferase MiaB is translated as MLSAQTPLEQLTPDHSGEIRGSYWITTFGCQMNKADSERMAGILEKMGYQEAEAELQADLVLYNTCTIRDNAEQKVYSYLGKQARRKQLLPHLKLIVAGCVAQQEGEALLRRVPELDLVMGPQHANRLETLLNQVDTGQQVVATEELHIIEDLTTARRDSKICAWVNVIYGCNERCTYCVVPSVRGTEQSREPEAIKLEVQSLAKQGFKEITLLGQNIDAYGRDLKTSSSTQKNKFSLKDLLYYIHDVEGIERIRFATSHPRYFTDELINTCAELSKVCEHFHIPFQSGDDQVLKRMARGYTIEKYRMIINKIRKLMPNASISADVIVAFPGETDEQFKNTLSLVEEISFDQVNTAAYSPRPNTPAANWPDQLSEEIKVSRLKELNILVEKIAKKRNERYKNQIEEILIEGINPKNTEQIIGRTRTNRLTFCPKDPVNGIKYQPGDLIRVMIKEIRSFSLTGVALNQ
- a CDS encoding amidohydrolase family protein, encoding MQLTSSGKRGRINALVPRGLVENFVDILSTPVTQEGLCPLSISWERGKVIKIEGAQNLGKTVSKLLLPRLVEPHAHIDKVFTWKNFNNLMGTYEGALTANLDELQSRTPHLVHLRAEKALHLALRNGLRSVRTHIDSFGLKGRETWEVLSRLKKEWKGLIELQCVALVPLNYWGTVEGQLFATRVATENGLLGGVLVPPFDKKKSFMALCDLICLANEIGCGLDLHIDEAGSCPGVGIKQLLRVLDQVKTEVPITCSHASSMGLLRPKPLKYFSERLAHHQVSVVALPLTNGWLLGRREKETPINRPLAPIKQLQNAGVIVAIGCDNVQDPWFPLGNLDPISLMSVAMPLTQLAPWQRLGLSPFTTSASSLIGLKWDGMIYPGCPADFVLLDANSWSETLSTIPMREHIINGDFYDKNMLPINQKSINLET
- a CDS encoding FAD-binding oxidoreductase, coding for MTTSLKSQLLKKELSGVEGLNISDSQRDIERFSKDFFDYSPILFEQLNTCLADLIVKPSSLEAIIAVARACKKNNVPLTLRGSGTGNYGQCVPLNGGVVMLMSEFKKIRRIDPISGEVTVESGCLLRDLNNQLATKGRQLRILPSTWRSASIAGFVSGGSGGIGSVRWGFLRDPGNLLGLEIITVEDSPRKLTLDVNKSEPLNHAYGTNGIITALTLATSPLIEWQEVAIDFKDWIDAVDFMRTVSQAAIELFLCSLLQKDIIEQIPAWSGKYNGCHRLLILVASDGLTTLERLATSAGAIFNYLGPENEKQGTGLRELTWNHTTLQMRAVDTDWTYLQMLLPQPELKAMNSLSKKWRKDLLWHLEAVRQQGSQRLAALPLVKWRGKKFMDQLIHDCRDAGAIIFNPHTITVEDGGLGVIDVDQVEAKKLYDPEGILNPGKLKGWLH
- a CDS encoding Mur ligase family protein is translated as MQKNKNHINKDIERLMPALQEKRVDLNLKRVQIALKEMGEPCKRIPAIQIAGTNGKGSIASFLKASLQYLGINAGIATSPHLVSWCERICTTQDVISEDELKSILIKLQPFIKKNHLTPFESLIAASLDYFNSKKVDLIVLEVGLGGRLDATTAHPYRPIIAMAGIGLDHCEYLGNSLTAITKEKASIIGENSIVISAQQHPEVEEVLRDEVAKKNASLHFVPPLSTKWILGLPGEIQTHNAAVAKRALEALKHFGWTIDESKVKEGFANASWPGRFQRVTWNNFSIFIDCAHNPHAANQLSKEREGWEGHELGVNWILGIQTHKDAPKIISSLLKQNDLAWITPIPGALSWKREEISAISPNHLKQMIEVESVEDALSMIFGKEHDHHTPITVITGSIYLIGDLIERQVINFSKN
- a CDS encoding aspartate aminotransferase family protein; translation: MGTYTRYPLRITKGKGCWVWDQNNQKYLDAVAGIATCSLGHSNRAIASALTKQLKKLQHISNLYSIPEQEELGQWLVQNSCADSIFFCNSGAEANEAAIKLARKYGHTKLGIKEPIILSAEESFHGRTLAAVSATGQPKYHSGFEPVVEGFKFFKYNNWESFIKLFAELEERSSDVVAVLIEPIQGEGGVRPGDKTFFKHLKSFCKEKKILLIFDEVQSGMGRTGYLWGYQSLEIEPDIFTLAKGLGGGHAIGALLAKKSADIFTPGDHASTFGGNPFACRAGLTVAKEIQKRNILNNVKQRGDELKKGLSRIKQQFPNQIQEIRGLGLMQGLVIKEDLLLTSQEVISAAIEKKLLLVPAGSKVVRMVPPLIIKKQEIYELVKRLQEAFKVLV